TAGCATGTTTAAGGATTTCAGCAGCTAGTTGAAGCAAGATCAGTTTTAGCAGGATTTTCCTGCTGTAACTACCTTGGCTTCCTATCTGAGAAAAACACTATCTTATCTTAGCTCACTGTGCATATGCCTACGCTGCGAGTTAACTGCTCACTAGCTAATGAAACAGCATGTTTCTTAATACTGGTACAAAGAAAAATTGAGTATGATGGAGGATGAGACTCTGCATTTTTAGCATGAGTCCAATGTATAACAGGTGACAAGCATCTCTTGTTAAACCTACCACTGGCAGCTTTTCAGCTTGCTATTTTCTCAAAGCTGCATTACCtatctttaaaaattgaaagcatAATGCATCTCAAATCTAATGACTGCACTGAGTGAGATTCCGTAGTCAGTCCAGGGTTTTCAAAGAACTCAGCATTTGGTATGCAGAATCCTTTGTACAAGAATGCTAAGAAGTCTAAGAAGTGCTGTCCTGCACAAACTCATCTTTGCACAGGTACATTGTACAAAGGACATTTTGACACTGGGGGCCAATTCCCATGACATCAGCAGCATCCTACAGGGTAATCCGTGCGTGTAATAGACCacaacaaaccaaacagcaGGAAACAGAGCATGCAGGCGTcacataatgaaaagaaaaatcccaaacagaAAAACCAAATCATTGCTAAAACCTGTACTAAAGCCCTGTTCAGAAATCCACTCCAACACATGCTGGTACACAAGTTTTAAACGCAACCATGATGCTGGCACTAGCAACTCCATGGCATTCATGATCTACTTTAGTATGAGATTCCACACCAAAGACCTAGACATCTGTAAGGCATGAAGCAGCCTCCCTACATACTATGCTTGTGGTATTTCCATcacattaaaaatctgaatacaTGCAAGCAAATGAAGTCAATCTGACTTGCAATGAATGTGACTGCCTCTTGGGCTATGCCTAGCACATTTGCTTAATCAGCTCCTAAGCAGGAAAATAAGTTAGTCGAGAAGACTTGAAGCATTCTACAGTTGGTCCATGTCTACCCTGGaactaaaacaagcaaaaacaaatgagaaactCACTGAAACCCGAGACATGATCAGCTATGCTGAATGACCAGAGATACGATTTATACAACACTTGTAGAAGATCATGGCTGAGAAGACAGTCTGAGCAGTTGATCTAAGTTATAAAGCAGGTTATAAAGCCTGAGGTTGCCCCCATCTATATAAAACTAACTTCCACCCACCCCTAAATTAGACGAATTTCACATCAGATGAATTGATTTAACCCAGCGGCTGCAAGAACACAAGCAGCATGGTAACTCGCAACAACTTAGGCTCGCTGTCTGAGCAAATGAGCAGCCCTTGCAGACCAGGCTATTCTGCTAGGGCTTCAGTCTACAGAAGTGGCCTCTAAGTCTAAACTAAAAGTGATACCCCCACTGAGTAGAGCAAGCACACCCAAGTCACAGCAAAAACTGAGGTCAGGGAAAAATCCCCGTTCTGTGAGTTCATGTCAAATATTGCAGCATTATCTAAGTACTGTAGGTTTCCCATACAGAAGGAAGTTAAGGCATTTTTCTTACCACAGCCAAGACTCTTGCTAAGCAGGTATGCTCACCTTAATCAACTAAGACAGGCTTCAAGGCTTGGCCTGAATCATGTTCAACAGTTAAATCAGAAGGAATACAAATAAGGTTGAACTAGGACTAGGAGGAATTCATCTCAAATGCCAGTCTCTTGGGGTCAGACTTTGGTACCATGTAACAATGATAATCAAGCATCACATTTGACTATTCCACCTTTGATACTTTGGTTGGAGAAATTTTTCGGAATCATCCATCTAaggcagaaatggaaacagGTTATTTGGCTTGTGGATCACTACTTGTGTTCCCAGTCCCCCACCCAGATCATGCTGAAGGTTTCACAGAAGCTGTCCACATTCGAAGATAACCCGATTAGCCAAATCCTCCTGTGTTACATCAGACATGTGAATTAccattcttctgctttccataTAAGCCGAACCAATGAactgatttctgaaaaagaatcaCTTAAGGGAAAACTGGTGTTTAACCCCAGCCAGCTAGCTCAGATTTTTGCTCTGAACTGAGCTTCAGCCACAAGGCTCGCTCCACAGAAAGCCAACAGGCAGGGACTGCATCATTGTGGGAGGACAAAACAGCACCAGGGCAATCACCACAGGTCCTGACAGAAGCGACAGGTTTCTCATGCTACTGCACTCCCAAAAGGGCATCTCCTTCCCCCTTCAGCATACTGCATCTCAATTACCCATACATGCCAAATCTATgtataggagaaaaaaattaagtagcCTTTGTCCTTAGAGGTGTTGCACCTTTTCTTAAGGTTAAGTAATACAAGGTTAGTTCCTGTTACCTTGTATTGTGACAGCAGCTTTagaaccttgaaaaaaaaagagtagctAACTTCAAATCTTCCACCAAAAGCTTGAGCATGTTCTAGTCTTGAATTCTGGGGGCAAATATGCACTATTAGCTCTTTAAATAGCAATGCCTTAAGGAAAATAACTCCTCTAACTCTAGAATGATTACTTTATTCAGCTatctttctcagaaagaaattttatctCAGACTATTTGCATATGGTTAATGAAGGTACATAGTGTTTGGACACTACTGAATGTCTTAAAGAAGTTTATTCCAATCATCAGACATGATTTACACTGCTACTAAAAAGGCAGTAAATGGCAGAGACTTGCAATTCACTTTTGTTGTATTTAATATTCTTCACCTTCATCTTCTCCATCCATCGAGTCTGTGCCCACTTCTTCGTAATCTTTTTCAAGTGCAGCCAAATCTTCCCGAGCCTCTGAAAAttccccttcctccatcccttcTCCAACATACCAGTGAACAAAGGCACGTTTGGCATACATCAGATCAAACTTGTGGTCTAGACGAGCCCATGCCTCAGCAATGGCTGTAGTGTTGCTCAGCATGCACACTGCCCGCTGGACTTTGGCTAGGTCACCACCAGGAACCACTGTTGGTGGCTGGTAATTGATGCCAACCTatgggaaaagcagaagaaaccaTGAGTTGCCTTCTAGGATTTGACGTTGACTATAGTCAAAgtcagaaagcagctctgtacAAGAACACAAGCCTCCATTTATTAAAGTCAGGTACCTACAGaagattttaatgagaaaatacacTTTGTACGCCCATTACAGTGAACAACAAGTCCAAGAGATTCATGATGCAACTGAGACTTGCCTTAAAACCAGTAGGGCACCAGTCCACGAACTGGATTGTGCGCTTGGTTTTGATAGCAGCAATAGCAGCATTGACATCCTTGGGGACAACATCCCCACGGTACAGCATACAGCAGGCCATGTACTTGCCATGGCGAGGGTCACACTTCACCATCTGATTGGATGGCTCAAAGCACGCGTTGGTGATCTCGGACACAGAGAGTTGCTCATGATAGGCTTTCTCTGCTGAAATAATTGGGGAGTATGTTACCAACGGGAAGTGGATGCGAGGGTAAGGCACCAAGTTAGTTTGAAATTCAGTAAGATCCACATTTAAGGCACCATCGAATCTGAGGGAAGCAGTAATGGAAGACACTATCTGGCCAATGAGGCGATTGAGATTGGTGTAGGTCGGGCGTTCAATGTCCAGATTCCTACGGCAAATGTCATAGATGGCCTCATTGTCAACCATAAAGGCACAGTCGGAATGCTCCAGGGTGGTGTGGGTAGTCAGGATGGAGTTGTACGGCTCAACAACAGCTGTTGAGACCTGTGGCGCAGGGTAGATGGCAAATTccaattttgattttttcccatAGTCAACTGATAGGCGTTCCATCAACAGGGAAGTAAAACCTGAGCCAGTGCCTCCCCCAAAACTGTGGAAAATCAGGAAACCCTGCAAGCCAGTGCATTGATcagactgaaagagaaaatacatatgTTATAGCGATTGTATACATATTAAGAATCCCAAAACAAGCCTACTTCAAAAACTCATGAAAGATAACAATTCTTACACGTGCCAACTGATCAAGCTTCAGGAAACTAATATTTAATTCATCCATCATTTATCAAGGAATTATCCCATAGAAAAACATTCCAAACTTGTATTCTTAGCTGTTTTAAACCACCTACATGCTGGAAGACAGCCCTTCCACTTGAAATTACTACCTCAAAGCTTTCTCTACCCCCGTTCTCATGCCAAGGCAGTTAACAATTAAACAAAGCAATATTCAAAGAGCTATAGATCGTCTACCCCTTATGCTGATTTGATATTCTCTCTCTGCATACAGTGTAGGATACCCCATCTTAGAACTACTGCTATAGTCCTGCACAAGCTGCAAGCACGCAGCTCAGTTCAGGGAGATGACCTGTCAAGAAGTATTATGCTGCCATTCCAGTTTAGTCTTCTCAGATGAAGCAGCTAGACTGCCTCATCCTGAGAAAAAGAGTGCCACATGATGCTTACCTGAATTCCCAGGACTGGCAGGGAATTAAAACAGCTTGTAAGAGGAAGTTATAACCATATTTCTCAGGTCAAAGTACAGCCTGCTACAGTTTTAGCTTTAGAGCCTGTGGCAGCCAAGTGTTGATAGTATCAGCTTTGATCCACAAAAGGTGTGTTTTCTACTAACTCATTTAGCATTCCATATTAAAGCACCAGAGGTAAAGtccggatttttttttttttaaacacaatgaGAACACCTTGCCTTTGTGACACAGATTTGGCAAAGTATATACTAACTGCCCTAAAAAGGGAACTCTAACCCTAGCTGATGGCTTCATGATCTGCCACATGATCAAAGTACTAGGAAGCCTGAACCATCACAACCTCCTGGGATTTATTCCCTTTTCTACTGCTGTTACCATAAAATTGAATCAGAAATTTTAACAGgaggaaatgcaaacaaaagtcTAAACCACATAAGCAAACACACCTACTTAAGCTTCCTTGCAAGAGCTCCAGCCAGAGACCAATCCTTTTCCAGCAGAAACTATGCAAATCAGAATCATCTCTGTCCTGGCTTTCTGAAGTTAACACGAAGCTAAAAAAACTTTGGATATCTCATCAATATTTTAGGTCATCTGGAAGCCCTATCTGATAGAAGTAATCCAAACATCCTCTAAGAATAAAAACGGATGCAGAGTAAGTCCACAGCTTCTCCTACCATTGAACAAATTAAAGCACAGCTTACAGGCCTATGTATTTTGACAATTTCCAAAACCTAATTTCCAAACCCTGTAAAACAAGATAAAGAAACTTGTTTAAGAGCCTCCAGTGAAATGTCTTACCAGTTTCCTGATACGTTCCAGGACTAGGTCAATTATCTCTTTCCCAACAGTGTAATGACCTCGAGCATAGTTGTTTGCAGCATCTTCTTTACCAGATATCAGTTGTTCAGGATGAAAGAGTTGCCTGTATGTCCCATTCCTAACTTCATCTGAGGAGACAAGATACACATTTTTGTAAGTTAACTTTCTATGTAGGTCAGTTTTTTCAAACACCTGGATACCTACGTATTTTCAAAGTCTGGATACCTACTTCTGAAGGCATCCAGACTAAAATACCTTAGCCTATATAGGTAGATAAAAAGCAGCTTGTTTTCTATTAGAAGGCGATACCAAATACATAGTACAGTCTAAGTGCTAAATACCcgagaaaaatgaaattactgctTCGGAAACTGCCCTCTTTTCACAAAAAGTTTAGGTTTTTGACCTGCCAGAACAATTTGTAACTGAACTATGCCAGCAGAATCAGTCTACTGTAGTTTAAGACTCAGTTCAAGGCCCACTCCACAAATTAACatctgaaatactgcttttcctctgtattttccaAGTCCTCcagaagcagctttctgcagccatGGGCAGTCAGAGCCTACACTGCTTGCCTATCGCCTCGTTTCCTTTAACTGCACTTTCTGCCAGGGGTAGAAGAGAGTGTTCAAATGGAACAGATGTTCCTGTACAGATATTCAGTTGTTCAAATATTACTAGAGCAAATGTAAACTCCAGCATGAATGGCTGCTATAAAGAAACCATATGAATGAACACAgaacaccccccaccccccgtgTCCAacctccctccctttcccagcTACAGATCCGGAGAACAATTCCGAGTTACGATCTCTACTTGCGATCAGAAATATGCACTTATATCTAGCAGGCTGAAGCTCTGTCCTACCACAAAGCTAACGGCACTCTGCATAGCTTTGTCTCTGGTTTAGCTCAAGCCATTCTTGAGCTATACTGTAATGCAGCACTCCACACTTCAGTTAAAATCAGGTGGAAAGCCAAGAGCTTTATTAACTACAGATGAAGTTGCCTGTGCACATATATTCTTTTTAAGTTGAAAATAAGTACACAAGACTTAAAGCTGTGTAGAATTCAAGATTTATATACACACTTATTATTTGAGTCAATTTAGACTGACGGGCTACCACTGTAGGTTGCAGTCCCATACTCCAAAGTATTTCCATGACTGCACCAGAACAAAAAAATTCAGAGAATTCTATTATTCGAAACACAGATGTTCGTAAGACTTCCTGCTTTACCTTTCTAAGCTGAGAAACAAgggtaaaagggaaaaatatagaaCCTCAGGAGAAACATAACTGGTGGGGGCAACACGAGTCAAGATGGTTCTGGGGGAGTAACAGCCTGAAGAGTTAAGAGGAATAGTCATGGGACTGTGAAAGCATGCTGGAAGGAAGAACTTGGAGTAGAATGGACAGCTGAAGCAAGTTTTCCCTGGACATGCTGACCTCCATGTTTATGTCTCACTGGGGCAGATTTAGACTCTTCCATTCCTAGGCATGTTTCTGCTGCCCTGTTTCTTGGTGGGAAGCTTTGACAGTATTTTCACTTGCTAAACAGAGCTGATGCACATGGACAGCAGTCATGCTGCTTTCACTGAGGGCAGCATTGTTATGAAGCTCCAGAAATCCCCGGCGTACACACATGGCAgctacagagctgctgcacGCACAGTAGATGTTTTCTCAAGCAGGGCACAGGGGCACGCTGCATGCAAAGAACCACGCTAGCCCTGCCCATGAAGTTAGATCTATAGTTTTCAAATAAGCAGGGCAGGAATAAGGAAAGCAGGCTAGTCaccaaaagcaaacaatgcAACATTTGCAACAAAAAGCCCCAACTTTTCTAGTATTACCAAGCATTTCATAAGACAGCCTTTTGCCAATCTCCCATACTACATTTACATCATTAGCAAGCACTGGAACACTGCCATTTGCAATTTGTCTCAAGACTCACCAGCTCTTTCCCCAGAGGCAAGGCAAGAACTTTGCCACCTGCTCTCCTCCACCTcatttctcagcctttcctggTTCCTTAGAGCCACcacctggccagcagcagaggaagcaaCAACCATGGGgctcaagaaaacagaatatctGACCTACAACGGCTCCTGGGAATAATACAGCATAGGGCCAGAACGTGCTTTGACTCAGTGGACACGGCCCTAAGGGCTGTGGCTTAGTGATGGAACTCAGCGGTTCGGGTTTACGCTTGGACACGATGACCTTGAAGGCCTTCTCCAAGCTAGGTAACTCTGTTCCAAAGCTCAGTCTGGCACTCCCAGCCTTGACTTGCTCAGCCTTTTGCTCTCCCGCAGAATTCATCCCACTGTATTGCCACAGTGGTTTGTAGTGTGGTAATTCACCCACAAAGAACCCTGAATTTGCGTATCCAGGAGTAGCCCAAGCCTATTCACCCACCTCCCCTTCCCAACTCTTCCTACgtattacagaaaacagatgaacaCAGCAACTGCACAAGCACAGGCAATGCAGACCTCCTCTGAGAGCCTGAAATCACCACCTAGGGCGAGACAGCCAAAGCTGACTCCGGCAGAATTAATTCATGCACACGGATTGGCAAGAGCAAGAACACCACTGGTGTCTCAGGGAAGGGGCCTTGTGAACCGGGGGAGCAGCCAATGCCACCGAATGGGGAATTGGTCAGGGGCAGATGCGTGGGCTGAACGTTAAGAGCCAGTACTGTCAGAGCATGGCTACAACTGATCTCCAGGACAGGAGTTGCTTGTTAGTCCAAGATTAGGCTGCAGGAAGTTGTAGTGTATACTTGGAGGTCCCTGACTTTAGGCTAACAATTGAGATGCACTACTGCAAGCGCTACACAAGC
The Cygnus atratus isolate AKBS03 ecotype Queensland, Australia chromosome 24, CAtr_DNAZoo_HiC_assembly, whole genome shotgun sequence DNA segment above includes these coding regions:
- the LOC118255434 gene encoding tubulin alpha-8 chain isoform X1; translation: MRECISVHVGQAGVQIGNACWELYCLEHGIQPNGTMPSDKTIGGGDDSFNTFFSETGAGKHVPRAVFVDLEPAVIDEVRNGTYRQLFHPEQLISGKEDAANNYARGHYTVGKEIIDLVLERIRKLSDQCTGLQGFLIFHSFGGGTGSGFTSLLMERLSVDYGKKSKLEFAIYPAPQVSTAVVEPYNSILTTHTTLEHSDCAFMVDNEAIYDICRRNLDIERPTYTNLNRLIGQIVSSITASLRFDGALNVDLTEFQTNLVPYPRIHFPLVTYSPIISAEKAYHEQLSVSEITNACFEPSNQMVKCDPRHGKYMACCMLYRGDVVPKDVNAAIAAIKTKRTIQFVDWCPTGFKVGINYQPPTVVPGGDLAKVQRAVCMLSNTTAIAEAWARLDHKFDLMYAKRAFVHWYVGEGMEEGEFSEAREDLAALEKDYEEVGTDSMDGEDEGEEY
- the LOC118255434 gene encoding tubulin alpha-8 chain isoform X2: MPSDKTIGGGDDSFNTFFSETGAGKHVPRAVFVDLEPAVIDEVRNGTYRQLFHPEQLISGKEDAANNYARGHYTVGKEIIDLVLERIRKLSDQCTGLQGFLIFHSFGGGTGSGFTSLLMERLSVDYGKKSKLEFAIYPAPQVSTAVVEPYNSILTTHTTLEHSDCAFMVDNEAIYDICRRNLDIERPTYTNLNRLIGQIVSSITASLRFDGALNVDLTEFQTNLVPYPRIHFPLVTYSPIISAEKAYHEQLSVSEITNACFEPSNQMVKCDPRHGKYMACCMLYRGDVVPKDVNAAIAAIKTKRTIQFVDWCPTGFKVGINYQPPTVVPGGDLAKVQRAVCMLSNTTAIAEAWARLDHKFDLMYAKRAFVHWYVGEGMEEGEFSEAREDLAALEKDYEEVGTDSMDGEDEGEEY